The Lytechinus pictus isolate F3 Inbred chromosome 10, Lp3.0, whole genome shotgun sequence genome includes a window with the following:
- the LOC135155676 gene encoding uncharacterized protein LOC135155676 — MDVSVILGTALLAFGFAFTLFCNFQAAIGPDSEYSLGWFNSTVGDLSKKYPSPITPAGYAFSIWSLIYLWSAALILYIISTIFRTNILGPVYLNPPVISLPFLLSVFLGNATSVVWLFVWDRELLTVSAIVLVANALPLYVALMIILTRTYNFLQEFLQVSRFDLWASRVLVGNGVAIYTAWVTIASQVGLSVCLLYAGGLPSDTVVYICLGILSAELIVFFALDVSILYPYTRPVFMIYPVFIWALSALLVDNADETDSPQFIVGAILLGISCVFFVTKTLLSIFRPVPEEAENSSPIKFKQLV, encoded by the exons ATGGATGTGTCAGTCATACTGGGTACGGCTCTATTAGCATTCGGATTTGCGTTCACACTCTTCTGTAACTTCCAGGCTGCTATTGGACCAGACTCTGAATATTCATTGG GCTGGTTCAACTCGACTGTTGGAGACCTCTCCAAGAAATATCCCAGCCCCATCACCCCTGCCGGTTATGCTTTCAGTATCTGGAGTCTCATCTACCTGTGGAGTGCTGCATTGATTCTCTACATCATCTCAACCATCTTCCGGACCAACATCCTTGGACCAGTTTACTTGAACCCTCCTGTGATCTCCTTGCCGTTTCTCCTCTCTGTATTTCTTGGTAACGCTACCAGTGTCGTGTGGTTGTTTGTATGGGATCGAGAGCTGTTGACTGTGTCCGCTATCGTTCTGGTGGCAAATGCTCTTCCTCTCTATGTGGCCTTGATGATCATCCTGACTAGGACCTACAACTTCTTGCAAGAATTTCTTCAAGTATCAAG GTTTGACCTATGGGCCTCTAGAGTACTTGTTGGTAACGGAGTGGCCATCTATACTGCCTGGGTTACAATTGCTTCTCAAGTAGGTCTCTCAGTCTGTCTTCTCTACGCTGGAGGACTTCCCAG TGACACTGTTGTGTACATCTGTTTGGGTATCTTGTCGGCTGAGCTGATTGTCTTCTTTGCCTTGGATGTATCCATCCTGTACCCATACACTCGTCCTGTCTTCATGATATACCCCGTCTTTATCTGGGCACTCTCTGCGCTCCTGGTCGACAATGCCGATGAAACAGACTCTCCACAGTTCATCGTCGGTGCCATACTCCTGGGAATTAGCTGTGTCTTCTTTGTGACCAAGACACTGCTTTCCATCTTCCGACCAGTCCCTGAGGAAGCAGAAAATAGTTCTCCAAtcaagtttaaacaacttgtttaa
- the LOC135155677 gene encoding uncharacterized protein LOC135155677, with protein MESVVVASFCTLAVFLFLQFVNYQAAIGPDSPLSIGWFKSTVSAISSKYPTPVTPAGYTFSIWGLIYLWNFAWIIYILTTLCRSNSRGPVYRNPPATTVMFLNSFIINNVANILWLFLWDREYLTRSTLALFLIALTLYVGLYISLTNVYQYLTDFKEYAESDLWAYRVLVHNGLAIYATWATAAALINLSVALIYEAMLPSDVATYVSLTSLAVIVIVYFVFELFVFDAYTRYVFMVYPTLIWALAGIMVANGDDTNSPVFVYSAILVSVCFIFFIVKTVLMIIRSPVYLIVKMTRVNSTTYKHMM; from the exons ATGGAATCCGTGGTGGTAGCATCGTTTTGCACCCTTGCAGTTTTCCTGTTTCTCCAGTTTGTCAACTACCAGGCAGCTATTGGACCTGATAGTCCGTTGTCCATTG GATGGTTTAAGAGCACTGTCAGTGCCATCTCGAGCAAGTACCCCACCCCGGTCACCCCAGCCGGGTACACCTTCAGCATATGGGGTCTAATCTACCTCTGGAACTTTGCCTGGATCATCTATATCCTGACGACCTTATGTCGATCAAACAGCCGTGGACCAGTCTACCGCAACCCACCTGCGACAACGGTCATGTTCCTCAACAGCTTCATAATCAACAATGTTGCCAACATCCTGTGGCTATTCTTGTGGGATCGGGAGTACCTGACGAGATCTACGTTAGCTCTCTTTCTGATCGCACTAACCCTCTACGTAGGGTTGTACATCAGCCTGACCAATGTCTACCAGTATCTCACCGATTTCAAAGAATATGCAGA ATCTGATCTTTGGGCCTATAGAGTCTTGGTGCATAACGGTCTAGCTATCTATGCTACCTGGGCTACAGCTGCAGCCCTCATCAATCTCTCAGTAGCACTCATATACGAAGCCATGCTACCAAG CGACGTCGCCACTTACGTTTCACTGACCTCTCTTGCCGTTATCGTCATCGTCTACTTTGTCTTTGAGTTGTTTGTCTTCGATGCCTACACTCGATACGTCTTCATGGTGTATCCGACCTTGATCTGGGCATTGGCTGGTATCATGGTCGCTAACGGTGATGACACTAACAGCCCAGTGTTTGTCTACAGCGCCATTCTCGTCTCAGTCtgtttcatcttcttcatcgtcAAGACCGTTCTTATGATCATCCGCAGCCCCGTCTACCTGATCGTCAAGATGACCAGGGTCAATTCGACCACGTACAAGCACATGATGTAG
- the LOC135155678 gene encoding uncharacterized protein LOC135155678, with protein sequence MESVVVASVCTLILFLFLQFVTFQASIGPESPLSIGWFKSTHEVISSKYPTPVTPAGYTFSIWGLIYLWNFAWIIYILTTLCRSNSRGPVYLNPPATTVMFLNSYMINNVANILWLFLWDREYLTRSTLALFLIALTIYVGLYISLTNVYQYLTDFKDYAESDLWAYRVLVHNGLAIYATWATAAALINLSVALIYEAMLPSDVATYITLTTLAVIVIVYFVFELFVFDAYTRYVFMVYPTLIWALAGIMVANDDDTNSPVFVYSAILVSVCFIFFIVKTVLMIIRSPVYLIVKMTRVNSTTYKHIM encoded by the exons ATGGAATCCGTGGTGGTAGCATCGGTTTGCACCCTCATTCTCTTCCTGTTTCTTCAGTTTGTCACCTTTCAGGCATCTATTGGACCTGAGAGTCCGTTGTCAATTG GATGGTTCAAGAGCACTCATGAGGTAATCTCGAGCAAGTACCCCACCCCGGTCACCCCCGCCGGGTACACCTTCAGCATATGGGGTCTCATCTACCTCTGGAACTTTGCCTGGATCATCTACATCCTGACGACCTTATGTCGATCAAACAGCCGTGGACCAGTCTACCTCAACCCACCTGCGACAACGGTCATGTTCCTCAACAGCTACATGATCAACAATGTTGCCAACATCCTGTGGCTATTCTTGTGGGATCGGGAGTACCTAACTAGATCTACGTTAGCTCTCTTTCTGATCGCACTAACCATCTACGTAGGGTTGTACATCAGCCTCACCAATGTCTACCAGTATCTGACCGACTTCAAAGACTATGCAGA ATCTGATCTTTGGGCCTATAGAGTCTTGGTGCATAACGGCCTAGCTATCTATGCTACCTGGGCTACAGCTGCAGCCCTCATCAATCTATCAGTAGCACTCATATACGAAGCCATGCTACCAAG CGATGTCGCCACCTACATCACCCTGACCACTCTTGCCGTTATCGTCATCGTCTACTTTGTCTTTGAGTTGTTTGTCTTCGATGCCTACACTCGATACGTCTTCATGGTGTATCCGACCTTGATCTGGGCATTGGCTGGTATCATGGTCGCTAACGATGATGACACTAACAGTCCAGTGTTTGTCTACAGCGCCATTCTCGTCTCAGTCtgtttcatcttcttcatcgtcAAGACCGTTCTTATGATCATCCGCAGTCCTGTCTACCTGATCGTCAAGATGACCAGAGTCAATTCGACCACGTATAAGCATATAATGTAG
- the LOC135155679 gene encoding uncharacterized protein LOC135155679: MDVVPQLTVLVLIGFLLTLFFNFQAGIGPNSDLSLGIFRNSIGNLSNFYPTPVTPAGYTFAIWGLIYSWFGAWVIYVITTLFRTNDKGPVYLNPPTTSPEFLIAVWLNLTLNVTWLFAFDRTTFYLSFAALAGITTTLYIAISIHISRVYDYLFVFKEYGVFDLWANRVLIQNGLALYATWTTVATKVQLSIVLLYRLGLDEETTTYICFAVLAAQLITYFLLDCFVYDRYFRYILIVYPAAMWSLGGILVANVRDPTSPQAVIGSTLFALVFVFFVIKTILVIVRDPVYVIAKQRKADKAAYTQLV; encoded by the exons ATGGATGTCGTACCACAGTTGACCGTCCTAGTACTTATTGGATTCCTTTTAACTCTCTTCTTCAACTTTCAAGCCGGTATTGGCCCAAATTCCGACTTATCATTAG gAATTTTTCGAAACTCGATCGGGAACCTGTCCAACTTCTACCCGACGCCCGTCACCCCGGCCGGTTACACCTTCGCAATCTGGGGTCTGATCTACTCCTGGTTTGGCGCTTGGGTGATCTATGTCATCACAACTCTCTTCAGGACCAATGATAAGGGTCCTGTATATCTTAACCCTCCTACAACCAGTCCTGAGTTTCTCATTGCAGTATGGCTGAATCTTACCCTAAATGTTACCTGGTTATTCGCATTCGACAGGACCACTTTTTACCTTAGTTTTGCAGCCCTGGCTGGCATAACAACAACGCTCTACATAGCGATCTCCATACATATAAGCAGGGTTTATGattatctttttgttttcaaagaatATGGAGT aTTCGATCTGTGGGCCAACCGTGTTCTCATACAGAATGGACTTGCCTTATACGCTACTTGGACGACGGTCGCAACTAAAGTACAGCTTTCTATTGTTCTGCTCTACAGGCTTGGACTAGACGA GGAAACTACGACCTACATTTGTTTTGCGGTCCTCGCTGCCCAACTCATCACTTATTTCCTCCTGGACTGTTTTGTTTACGATCGATACTTTCGATATATTCTCATCGTCTACCCAGCGGCGATGTGGTCGTTGGGAGGAATCCTTGTCGCTAACGTTCGTGATCCCACCAGTCCACAGGCTGTTATCGGGTCGACACTTTTTGCCCTCGTCTTCGTCTTCTTTGTCATCAAAACCATCTTGGTCATCGTTCGCGACCCCGTATACGTCATTGCAAAACAGAGAAAGGCTGATAAAGCCGCTTACACGCAACTGGTTTAG